A window of Hyalangium gracile contains these coding sequences:
- a CDS encoding helix-turn-helix domain-containing protein, producing MDSERVKVLKKTLGANIRKARERLGITQEQMAEMLDMSPEVYGRMERGLIFPRVERLVDICAKLGESADQLLGLPLSEASAENLVRQDEWFTVMHRFTPVLPRLTQIQRQAVRRHMADFQRLLVSFLEPQQDPEAKR from the coding sequence ATGGACAGCGAACGCGTGAAGGTTCTCAAGAAGACCCTGGGCGCGAACATCCGGAAGGCGCGTGAGCGGCTGGGCATCACCCAGGAGCAGATGGCCGAGATGCTCGATATGTCACCCGAGGTCTACGGGCGCATGGAGCGAGGGCTCATCTTCCCGCGAGTGGAGCGGTTGGTGGACATCTGCGCCAAGCTGGGCGAGTCCGCGGACCAGCTACTCGGGCTCCCTCTGTCCGAAGCCTCGGCCGAGAACCTGGTGCGTCAGGACGAGTGGTTCACGGTGATGCACCGCTTCACCCCCGTGCTGCCCCGGCTGACGCAGATCCAGCGTCAGGCGGTGCGGCGGCACATGGCGGACTTCCAGCGGCTGCTGGTGTCGTTCCTGGAGCCCCAGCAGGACCCGGAGGCGAAGCGGTAG
- a CDS encoding helix-turn-helix domain-containing protein, whose amino-acid sequence MDGLDKRTLGRNIRQARCRLGLTQEQMAERIDMAPEVYGRLERGLIAPRLERFVAICRVLGESPDRLISQPEAAEEDTIPAARAGTQASISAFKKALASNVRDSRRRMGWTQAEMARRIDMPVETYGRMERGTMLPSLDCFVAICCVLGEMSDTLLGLKPPKRPKRR is encoded by the coding sequence ATGGATGGCCTCGACAAGAGGACGCTGGGCAGGAACATCCGTCAGGCCCGTTGCCGGTTGGGGCTCACGCAGGAGCAGATGGCCGAACGCATCGACATGGCGCCGGAGGTGTACGGACGCCTGGAGCGCGGGCTCATCGCGCCCAGGCTGGAGCGCTTCGTCGCCATCTGCCGGGTCCTGGGTGAGTCGCCGGACCGGCTGATTTCCCAACCAGAGGCAGCGGAAGAGGACACGATTCCGGCGGCGCGGGCCGGGACGCAGGCCTCGATCAGCGCCTTCAAGAAGGCGCTGGCCTCCAATGTCCGCGATTCCCGCAGGCGGATGGGCTGGACGCAGGCGGAGATGGCCCGGCGCATCGACATGCCCGTGGAGACGTACGGGCGCATGGAGCGGGGCACGATGCTCCCGAGCCTGGACTGCTTCGTGGCCATCTGCTGCGTGCTCGGCGAGATGTCGGACACGCTGCTCGGACTGAAGCCTCCCAAGCGCCCGAAGCGGCGCTGA